In Variovorax paradoxus, a single genomic region encodes these proteins:
- a CDS encoding cation:dicarboxylate symporter family transporter, with translation MTTMQAPKPLPWYRKLGMQVLLSLVLGIAVGFVFPKFASQLKLLGDMFLSLIKAGVAPLVFLTIVHGIASAGDVKSAGRVGWRAILYFEVVSTIALVVGLFAGNLLGIGKGMATVAGGAAAPAAAKAAPPQGFLEFMAHIVPDNFVGAFAKGELLQVVVLAVMVGIGILAIPDARRARINEGLDNISEVLFSFINLVMKLAPIGTFGAVAYSVGSNGTAVLVALAQLVLSFYAVVFLFIAVVMGLIARLAGFSLWRFLRFIKDEILIVLGTASSESALPRLLIKLERLGCAKQTVGLVLPTGYAFNLDGTSLFMAMGVMFISHAYGVPLTLDHQIGILLLMLLTSKGAATVSGGSFVVFAATVTSTGMLPVEGLAVIFGVYRFLSMAIATCNTIGNSVATVVVAKWSGTFDAKTAERHLYPERHPDAAAADAALADGNLLNEDARDANPHPGGIPTSRPHPV, from the coding sequence ATGACCACCATGCAAGCGCCCAAGCCGCTGCCCTGGTATCGCAAGCTCGGCATGCAGGTGCTGCTGTCGCTGGTACTGGGCATCGCCGTCGGCTTCGTGTTTCCGAAGTTCGCCTCGCAGCTCAAGCTGCTGGGCGACATGTTCCTGTCGCTCATCAAGGCCGGCGTCGCGCCGCTCGTGTTTCTCACCATCGTGCACGGCATTGCCTCGGCGGGCGACGTGAAGAGCGCCGGGCGGGTCGGCTGGCGCGCCATTCTCTATTTCGAGGTGGTCTCGACGATCGCGCTGGTGGTGGGCCTCTTCGCGGGCAACCTGCTGGGCATCGGCAAAGGCATGGCCACCGTGGCGGGCGGCGCGGCGGCACCGGCCGCGGCCAAGGCGGCGCCGCCGCAGGGCTTCCTGGAGTTCATGGCGCACATCGTGCCGGACAACTTCGTCGGCGCCTTCGCCAAGGGCGAACTGCTGCAGGTGGTGGTGCTGGCGGTGATGGTGGGCATCGGCATCCTGGCCATTCCGGATGCACGCCGCGCGCGCATCAACGAGGGCCTGGACAACATCTCCGAAGTGCTGTTCTCGTTCATCAACCTGGTGATGAAGCTCGCGCCCATCGGCACTTTCGGCGCGGTGGCCTATTCGGTGGGCAGCAACGGCACTGCCGTGCTGGTGGCGCTCGCGCAGTTGGTGCTGAGCTTCTATGCCGTGGTGTTCCTCTTCATCGCGGTGGTGATGGGGCTGATCGCCAGGCTGGCCGGCTTCAGCCTGTGGCGCTTTCTTCGCTTCATCAAGGACGAGATCCTGATCGTGCTGGGCACCGCGTCTTCGGAAAGCGCCCTGCCCCGCCTGCTGATCAAGCTGGAACGCCTCGGCTGCGCCAAGCAGACGGTGGGCCTGGTGCTGCCCACCGGCTATGCCTTCAACCTGGACGGCACCTCGCTGTTCATGGCCATGGGCGTGATGTTCATCTCGCATGCCTACGGCGTTCCGCTCACGCTCGACCACCAGATCGGCATCCTGCTGCTGATGCTGCTGACCTCGAAGGGCGCCGCAACCGTCTCTGGCGGCTCGTTCGTGGTGTTCGCGGCGACCGTCACCTCCACCGGCATGCTGCCCGTCGAGGGGCTGGCCGTGATCTTCGGCGTGTACCGCTTCCTGTCGATGGCCATCGCCACCTGCAACACCATCGGCAACAGCGTGGCGACGGTGGTGGTCGCCAAGTGGTCCGGCACCTTCGACGCGAAGACCGCCGAGCGGCACCTGTACCCCGAGCGCCATCCCGATGCCGCCGCGGCCGACGCGGCCCTTGCCGACGGCAACCTGCTGAACGAAGACGCGCGCGATGCCAACCCGCACCCGGGCGGCATCCCCACGTCCAGGCCCCACCCGGTCTGA
- a CDS encoding tripartite tricarboxylate transporter substrate binding protein BugD, with translation MIDIRKLAARALLGTALATAAYGAVAQAWPAKPVTWIVPFAAGGPTDALARAMAERVARELGQPIVIDNAPGAGGTVGAAKASRAVPDGYTMLVGHMGYMGAAPALYKKLAYDPVKDFAPVFRFPDTPLVLMVRKEHPAKDIKALVDFGKANPDKLFISNAGVGSSSHLIAALFAASAGIRISQVPYKGAGPALIDVIGGQVDGIFDQTNTALPQIKEAKVRALAVTSKVRLPQLKDVPTLAETVLPGFEASTWYGIYAPRGTPQSVLDKVQQAYMKVMGDKAFTDKLAEQAIQMLPTEQYTGAALGRHTEVEVARWKTVAAKTNISLD, from the coding sequence ATGATCGATATCAGGAAACTCGCCGCCCGCGCCCTTTTGGGCACGGCGCTCGCCACGGCCGCCTATGGCGCCGTCGCGCAGGCCTGGCCCGCCAAGCCGGTGACATGGATCGTGCCGTTCGCGGCCGGCGGGCCCACCGATGCACTGGCGCGTGCGATGGCCGAGCGGGTCGCGCGGGAGCTGGGCCAGCCGATCGTCATCGACAACGCACCCGGCGCCGGCGGCACGGTGGGGGCGGCCAAGGCATCGCGTGCGGTACCCGACGGCTACACGATGCTGGTCGGGCACATGGGCTACATGGGCGCGGCGCCCGCCCTCTACAAGAAGCTCGCCTACGACCCGGTGAAAGACTTCGCGCCCGTGTTCCGCTTTCCCGATACGCCGCTGGTGCTGATGGTGCGCAAGGAACACCCGGCCAAGGACATCAAGGCGCTGGTCGACTTCGGCAAGGCCAACCCCGACAAGCTCTTCATCAGCAACGCCGGCGTCGGCTCCAGCTCGCACCTCATCGCGGCACTGTTCGCGGCTTCGGCCGGCATCAGGATCTCGCAGGTGCCGTACAAGGGCGCGGGGCCGGCGCTGATCGACGTGATCGGCGGCCAGGTCGACGGCATCTTCGACCAGACCAACACCGCGCTGCCGCAGATCAAGGAAGCGAAAGTGCGTGCGCTGGCCGTGACCTCGAAGGTGCGGCTGCCGCAGCTCAAAGACGTGCCGACGCTCGCCGAAACGGTGCTGCCGGGCTTCGAGGCCTCGACGTGGTACGGCATCTACGCGCCCAGGGGCACGCCGCAATCGGTGCTCGACAAGGTGCAGCAGGCCTACATGAAGGTCATGGGCGACAAGGCCTTCACCGACAAGCTCGCCGAGCAAGCCATACAGATGCTGCCGACGGAGCAATACACGGGCGCCGCGCTCGGCAGGCACACCGAGGTCGAGGTGGCGCGATGGAAGACCGTGGCCGCCAAGACCAACATCTCGCTGGACTGA
- a CDS encoding class II fumarate hydratase produces the protein MTAMRIEHDAFGPVEIPAGKYWGAQTQRAASVFEVGTERFPACLLHAFGLQKIAAARANERCGALDAALAAQIVVAAEELSRGLFDAHFPLTVWQTGSGTQTNMNANEVIANRANELLGQPLGTKSPVHPNDHVNASQSSNDSFPTVMHIAAAMELTGRLLPSLAVLKSALEERALAFAGAVKVARTHLMDAVPMTMGQAFDAFAWQVGNGMARLQDALPRLLVVAQGGTAAGTGLNAPKNFDVLFCEELVGLTNLQFKPHPCKFEGMSGHDALVELSGALNVVATSLMKIANDIRWMGSGPRCGIGELVVPDDGLTSSIMPGKRNPTIAEVLAQAAMQVIGNHVTVTMAGASGNFELNVAKPVLIHNVLQSIRVMADSARVFAGKLVAGLEVDRERLASNLGNALLAVTALNPVLGYDKVARITRTAMERGISPRDAAVELGLLSAETYDRLMAESLPR, from the coding sequence ATGACCGCCATGCGCATCGAGCACGACGCCTTCGGCCCGGTGGAAATCCCGGCCGGTAAATACTGGGGCGCGCAGACGCAACGCGCCGCGAGCGTATTCGAGGTCGGCACCGAGCGCTTTCCTGCCTGTCTGCTGCATGCCTTCGGCCTGCAGAAGATCGCGGCGGCCCGGGCCAACGAACGCTGCGGCGCGCTCGACGCCGCGTTGGCCGCGCAGATCGTCGTCGCGGCCGAAGAGCTGTCGCGTGGCCTCTTCGACGCGCATTTTCCGCTCACCGTCTGGCAGACCGGCTCGGGTACGCAGACGAACATGAATGCCAACGAGGTCATCGCGAACCGCGCCAACGAACTGCTCGGGCAGCCGCTGGGCACCAAGTCGCCGGTGCATCCCAACGACCACGTGAACGCCTCGCAGTCGTCCAACGACAGCTTCCCGACGGTGATGCACATCGCTGCCGCCATGGAGCTGACCGGGCGCCTGCTGCCATCGCTTGCCGTGTTGAAAAGCGCCCTGGAGGAACGCGCCCTCGCCTTCGCCGGCGCCGTCAAAGTGGCGCGCACGCACCTGATGGACGCCGTGCCGATGACCATGGGCCAAGCCTTCGATGCCTTCGCATGGCAGGTGGGCAACGGCATGGCGCGGCTGCAGGACGCCTTGCCGCGTCTGCTGGTGGTCGCGCAGGGCGGCACGGCGGCCGGCACCGGGCTCAATGCGCCGAAGAATTTCGACGTGCTGTTCTGCGAGGAACTCGTCGGCCTGACCAATCTTCAGTTCAAGCCGCATCCGTGCAAGTTCGAGGGCATGTCGGGCCACGACGCGCTGGTGGAGCTGTCGGGGGCGCTGAACGTGGTCGCCACCTCGCTGATGAAGATCGCCAACGACATCCGCTGGATGGGGTCGGGCCCGCGCTGCGGCATCGGCGAACTGGTGGTGCCGGACGACGGCCTGACCTCGTCGATCATGCCCGGCAAGCGCAACCCGACCATCGCGGAAGTGCTGGCCCAGGCGGCCATGCAGGTCATCGGCAACCACGTGACGGTGACCATGGCCGGCGCATCGGGCAACTTCGAACTCAACGTGGCCAAGCCGGTGCTGATCCACAACGTGCTCCAGTCCATTCGCGTGATGGCGGACAGCGCGCGCGTCTTCGCAGGCAAACTGGTGGCCGGGCTGGAAGTCGACCGCGAGCGCCTGGCGTCGAACCTGGGCAATGCGCTGCTGGCAGTGACCGCGCTGAATCCGGTGCTGGGCTACGACAAGGTGGCGCGCATCACGCGCACGGCCATGGAGCGCGGCATCTCACCGCGCGATGCGGCCGTCGAACTCGGCCTCCTCAGCGCCGAGACGTACGACAGGCTGATGGCTGAATCGCTTCCCCGGTGA